In Solanum stenotomum isolate F172 chromosome 6, ASM1918654v1, whole genome shotgun sequence, one DNA window encodes the following:
- the LOC125868484 gene encoding ankyrin repeat-containing protein At5g02620-like, with the protein MGMPMRRLKRKITHQGNSILHMVGVKEDTEIADMRSPALLLQENLLLFERVKSVCSADFFEIINEEGKTAEELFTKANATLRSEAKDWLKRTAENCTIVAVLIATVAFAAAYTIPGGPNQSTGYPVLLAQPFFVIFTIGDVLSITFALTSMITFLSILTSSFLLHEFRRSLPQKLILGVTLLILSVSMMMLAFASTIILMIHYKERWTKIALSSMAFLPVTIFAVSYFPLYVSLWKNFNYSLRKLSRAFPRCKILSGKPRDDSPLTISSSLHESGSTKFGISTSYY; encoded by the exons ATGGGAATGCCAATGAGGAGACTCAAGAGAAAAATCACTCATCAGGGAAATTCCATACTTCACATGGTTGGTGTAAAAGAGGACACTGAAATTGCAGATATGAGAAGCCCTGCTTTGCTATTGCAAGAGAATTTGCTCTTGTTTGAG CGTGTGAAAAGCGTCTGCTCAGCTGATTTTTTCGAAATTATTAATGAAGAAGGCAAGACAGCAGAAGAGTTATTCACTAAAGCAAATGCTACACTACGTTCAGAAGCGAAAGACTGGCTTAAACGCACAGCTGAGAACTGTACAATAGTTGCTGTGCTCATTGCAACAGTGGCTTTTGCCGCAGCCTATACTATTCCAGGTGGTCCAAATCAAAGCACGGGTTATCCCGTCCTCTTGGCCCAACCGTTCTTTGTGATTTTCACTATCGGAGATGTGCTTTCCATTACCTTTGCTTTGACCTCAATGATCACTTTTCTCTCAATTCTCACCTCTTCATTTCTGTTGCATGAATTCAGGCGGTCGCTTCCTCAGAAATTAATTCTAGGAGTTACCCTCTTGATTCTTTCTGTGTCCATGATGATGTTAGCATTTGCATCGACTATAATCTTGATGATTCACTATAAGGAAAGGTGGACAAAAATTGCTTTATCTTCCATGGCATTCCTACCTGTGACCATTTTTGCAGTTTCATATTTTCCTCTGTATGTGTCATTATGGAAAAACTTTAACTACTCGTTAAGGAAATTATCCAGGGCATTCCCTCGATGCAAGATTCTATCAGGAAAGCCTCGCGATGATTCCCCTTTGACAATCTCTTCCAGTCTCCATGAGTCTGGATCTACTAAATTTGGCATTTCCACATCCTACTATTAG
- the LOC125867887 gene encoding uncharacterized protein LOC125867887, producing the protein MEFLTEDERKHNTNKKLYDALMKQENTEVLRLCRELESGPLHILTMHDDTVLHVAAYSKQTDLVLCLLKELEKRLPEFPVDGLKHRNDMGNTILHEIATFDRVDSAAKIILDREPDLLGMRNKSGETTLLRAVRYGKTVMFDFLDQQVNQFFDVNEREAFYYKLGGATILHAAVRSEHFGLALSIAKKYEYLVNELDADGMTALQLLACNRQAFGSGEKYGYIKRSIYTRLSTEPKATEKEAEKCYRVPLVESMRKHKQRYESVLKLAMFLIAKDTSWECSKSALNQVEPRSHKYRLMSDVSKSEEKEEQDGVAPAGQVVTKIAESPLILATKSGCTEIVDEILKTYPQAVEYVDSDGRNVLHVWQSNTVRCKFST; encoded by the exons ATGGAATTCTTAACTGAAGATGAAAGAAAGCATAACACGAATAAGAAGCTTTACGATGCACTGATGAAACAAGAGAACACTGAAGTTTTACGACTCTGTCGAGAACTTGAATCAGGGCCATTACATATATTAACCATGCACGATGACACAGTCCTCCATGTGGCTGCCTACTCTAAACAAACAGATTTGGTTCTCTGTTTACTTAAAGAGTTGGAAAAGCGGTTGCCTGAGTTTCCTGTAGATGGACTAAAGCATCGTAATGATATGGGAAATACCATTCTTCATGAAATAGCTACTTTTGACAGAGTTGATTCAGCTGCAAAGATAATATTGGATAGAGAACCTGATTTACTTGGTATGCGCAATAAGAGTGGAGAGACTACTCTATTACGTGCTGTTCGTTATGGGAAAACAGTCATGTTTGATTTTCTTGATCAACAAGTGAATCAATTTTTTGATGTTAATGAACGCGAGGCATTTTATTATAAACTTGGTGGAGCAACAATTCTTCATGCTGCTGTACGCTCTGAACACTTTg GTTTGGCCCTGTCGATTGCTAAAAAGTACGAATATTTGGTAAATGAACTAGATGCAGATGGAATGACTGCTCTTCAACTTCTTGCGTGCAACCGGCAAGCATTTGGAAGTGGAGAGAAGTATGGTTATATCAAGAGATCCATTTACACTC GTCTTTCGACTGAACCTAAGGCTACCGAGAAGGAAG CTGAAAAATGTTATAGAGTGCCTTTGGTGGAGTCTATGCGTAAGCATAAGCAGAGATATGAATCAGTTCTGAAACTTGCCATGTTCTTGATAGCAAAGGATACTTCTTGGGAGTGTTCAAAATCTGCATTAAATCAGGTCGAACCTCGATCCCACAAGTATAGACTAATGTCAGATGTTTCAAAAAGCGAAGAAAAAGAGGAACAAGATGGTGTTGCACCAGCAGGACAAGTTGTTACAAAAATTGCTGAGTCACCCTTGATTTTGGCAACCAAATCAGGTTGCACAGAGATTGTAGATGAGATATTGAAAACATATCCCCAAGCTGTGGAGTATGTTGACAGTGATGGTCGTAACGTTTTGCACGTGTGGCAATCAAATACCGTCAGATGCAAATTTTCGACATAG